Proteins found in one Campylobacter lari genomic segment:
- a CDS encoding nucleotidyltransferase yields the protein MNIQKIQKLKNSLKDYEAYCSRLFLKQGSFSFYHSKEIDRFIEDVYELVLNDFFDDYFPHNDKFPFCIIAIKQYAKMNLSIKENVDLLLIYKDIKAYNIKPLMKAFITSLNDINLNINYQICEINGLYNIAKNELKQNILQYRYICGSKILFKQIKEKISQAQDELKEEFALKILQEFNPYHQPLIKQEFDINKNFGGLDEQLDIENLSILFKDSPKNYMLNFINEKELSEFKLASDFLFSLKCAMNLLEGKNTNLFLIQNSQELASLMQKKEKKNLDLKSILIQKAMQCMQTCGIYTQFLARCIQEKHYKDNELYETQDNFFAYSNKSENLNLILNQLLKLDDKDYNFDIKLIFALKRVENKDENLELFKKILERKHSFALLKLLADANILKDFCKPLTQSKFLLEEEGIYSALDRALLCLKHFEEKDYDFNKNTLLIIKLTILLSAIHEENEISLANIYRAYVGKFQIDNELLDFGLRLYKNFNAFKDIIEKEDIYNSTIVLNFISKLNDINTLKTLHLLSFCNAKALGIENHFYYKSLERLFQNALEGFEDENLIDESQRRVKKEQTLKRSKAFLDLDEQTQNNITHIKSNLFFIKNSFEKIIKITQIAQKENFTFWLDNQDNFTLELIMNRKNNLENILNTLSSLNLIFMSFFELFDEKVYLKFEYSDIVSDNQKQSLENLLNSKLHLKVQKKAKKPNIKKDELKLDMNYSKSYAKITLNTKDQKGLMAYVMDVLARYDIILSAAKIQTIKERTRNVLILHKNESLQDHKDQILKSLISE from the coding sequence ATGAATATACAAAAAATTCAAAAATTAAAAAATTCTTTAAAAGATTATGAAGCTTATTGCTCCAGACTTTTTTTAAAACAAGGCTCGTTTAGTTTTTACCACTCTAAAGAAATTGATCGTTTTATAGAAGATGTTTACGAACTTGTTTTGAATGATTTTTTTGATGATTATTTTCCACATAATGATAAATTTCCTTTTTGTATTATCGCTATTAAACAATATGCCAAAATGAATTTAAGCATAAAAGAAAATGTTGATTTATTGCTTATTTATAAAGACATAAAAGCTTATAACATCAAGCCTTTGATGAAAGCATTTATTACTTCTTTAAATGATATTAATTTAAATATCAATTATCAAATTTGTGAAATAAATGGACTTTACAATATAGCTAAAAACGAGCTAAAACAAAATATTTTACAATATCGTTATATTTGTGGATCTAAAATTTTATTCAAACAAATCAAAGAAAAAATTTCTCAAGCTCAAGATGAGTTAAAAGAAGAATTTGCTTTAAAAATTTTACAAGAATTTAACCCTTATCATCAACCTTTAATCAAGCAAGAATTTGATATTAATAAAAATTTTGGTGGTTTAGATGAGCAACTTGATATAGAAAATTTAAGTATATTATTTAAAGATTCTCCTAAAAATTATATGCTTAATTTTATCAACGAAAAAGAATTAAGTGAATTTAAACTTGCAAGCGATTTTTTGTTTTCACTTAAATGTGCAATGAATCTTTTAGAAGGTAAAAATACCAATTTATTTTTAATACAAAATTCACAAGAACTTGCTAGCTTAATGCAAAAAAAAGAAAAGAAAAATTTAGATCTTAAATCCATACTTATTCAAAAAGCTATGCAATGCATGCAAACTTGTGGAATTTATACGCAATTTTTAGCAAGATGCATCCAAGAAAAACACTATAAAGATAATGAACTTTATGAAACACAAGATAACTTTTTTGCTTATTCTAACAAAAGTGAAAACCTAAATTTGATATTAAATCAACTTTTAAAATTAGATGATAAAGACTATAATTTTGATATTAAACTCATTTTTGCATTAAAAAGAGTAGAAAACAAAGATGAAAATTTAGAATTATTCAAGAAAATTTTAGAAAGAAAGCATTCTTTTGCTCTTTTAAAACTTCTTGCTGATGCTAATATTTTAAAAGATTTTTGCAAACCTCTTACTCAAAGCAAATTCCTGCTCGAAGAAGAAGGTATTTATAGTGCGTTAGATAGAGCATTACTTTGCTTAAAACACTTTGAAGAAAAAGATTACGATTTTAATAAAAATACACTTTTAATAATAAAGCTCACCATACTTTTAAGTGCTATTCATGAAGAAAATGAAATTTCTTTGGCAAATATTTATAGGGCTTATGTGGGAAAATTCCAAATCGATAATGAACTTTTAGATTTTGGCTTAAGATTATATAAGAATTTTAATGCTTTTAAAGACATTATAGAAAAAGAAGATATTTATAATTCTACTATTGTTTTAAATTTTATTTCCAAATTAAATGATATAAATACCTTAAAAACTTTACATCTTTTATCTTTTTGTAATGCTAAAGCTTTAGGTATAGAAAATCATTTTTATTATAAAAGCTTAGAAAGATTATTTCAAAATGCACTAGAAGGCTTTGAGGATGAGAATTTGATTGATGAAAGTCAAAGAAGAGTAAAAAAAGAACAAACTCTAAAAAGAAGTAAGGCTTTTTTAGATCTTGATGAACAAACTCAAAATAATATCACTCATATTAAATCCAATCTCTTTTTTATAAAAAATAGTTTTGAAAAAATCATCAAAATAACACAAATTGCACAAAAAGAAAATTTTACTTTTTGGCTTGATAATCAAGATAATTTTACCCTAGAGCTTATAATGAATAGAAAAAACAATCTTGAAAATATACTAAATACTTTAAGTTCTTTAAATTTAATCTTTATGAGTTTCTTTGAATTATTTGATGAAAAAGTTTATTTGAAATTTGAATATTCGGATATAGTAAGCGATAATCAAAAGCAAAGTTTAGAAAATTTACTTAATTCTAAATTACATTTAAAAGTACAAAAAAAGGCAAAAAAACCAAACATTAAAAAAGATGAATTAAAATTAGATATGAATTATTCCAAAAGCTATGCCAAAATAACCTTAAACACAAAAGATCAAAAAGGTTTGATGGCTTATGTGATGGATGTGCTTGCAAGATATGATATTATCTTAAGTGCAGCAAAAATTCAAACCATAAAGGAAAGAACGAGAAATGTTTTGATTTTGCATAAAAATGAAAGCTTGCAAGATCATAAAGATCAAATTCTTAAATCACTAATAAGCGAGTAA
- the mqnE gene encoding aminofutalosine synthase MqnE, with protein MQTIIEKLENQERLNEEEANKLWDLELFTLGKYAQKIRTNLHGKKVYFNINRHINPTNICADTCKFCAFSAHRKNPNPYTMSHEEIMKIVDETVLRDTKEIHIVSAHNKNTSWQWYLEIFKMIKEKYPFLHIKALTAAEIDFLSRAFNMSYEGVIEKMLEYGVDSMPGGGAEIFDEEVRKKICHGKVSSENWLKIHKLWHEKGRQSNATMLFGHIESRENRINHMIRLRNLQDQTGGFNAFIPLVWQQDNSFITGKKPLGSVEILKTLAIARIVLDNIKNIKAYWATMGINLAMVAQDFGANDLDGTIEKESIQSAGGAKSSNGLSLKTFVEMIQSSGYIAIERDSLYNELKTY; from the coding sequence ATGCAAACAATTATAGAAAAACTAGAAAATCAGGAAAGATTAAATGAAGAAGAAGCCAATAAGCTTTGGGATTTAGAGCTTTTTACTTTAGGCAAATACGCACAAAAAATTCGCACTAATTTGCATGGTAAAAAGGTCTATTTTAATATTAATCGCCATATTAATCCTACAAATATATGCGCAGATACTTGTAAATTTTGTGCTTTTTCAGCACACAGAAAAAATCCTAATCCTTACACCATGTCGCACGAAGAGATAATGAAAATAGTCGATGAAACAGTTTTAAGAGATACCAAAGAAATTCATATTGTTTCAGCGCACAATAAAAACACATCATGGCAGTGGTATTTGGAAATTTTTAAAATGATTAAAGAAAAATATCCATTTTTACATATTAAAGCCCTAACTGCTGCTGAGATTGATTTTTTAAGCAGGGCTTTTAATATGAGCTATGAAGGTGTGATAGAAAAAATGCTTGAATATGGTGTTGATTCTATGCCAGGTGGTGGGGCTGAAATTTTTGATGAAGAAGTTAGAAAAAAAATTTGCCATGGTAAAGTAAGTAGTGAAAATTGGTTAAAAATTCATAAACTTTGGCATGAAAAAGGCAGACAAAGTAACGCCACAATGCTTTTTGGGCATATAGAAAGCAGAGAAAATAGAATTAATCATATGATAAGATTGAGAAATCTTCAAGATCAAACCGGTGGTTTTAATGCTTTTATTCCTTTGGTTTGGCAGCAAGATAATAGTTTTATTACAGGTAAAAAACCACTTGGTTCGGTAGAAATTTTAAAAACTCTAGCCATAGCAAGGATAGTGCTTGATAATATTAAAAATATCAAAGCTTATTGGGCGACCATGGGTATAAATTTAGCAATGGTAGCTCAAGATTTTGGCGCAAACGATTTAGATGGTACTATAGAAAAAGAAAGCATACAAAGTGCAGGTGGCGCAAAAAGTTCAAATGGCTTGAGTTTAAAAACTTTTGTAGAAATGATTCAAAGTTCAGGTTATATAGCGATAGAACGTGATAGTTTGTATAATGAATTAAAAACTTATTAA
- the glmS gene encoding glutamine--fructose-6-phosphate transaminase (isomerizing): MCGIVGYIGTKEKKKIILEGLKELEYRGYDSAGIAVMKDGELDFFKAVGKLENLANKTANFNSNGFGLAIGHTRWATHGKPTEINAHPHLGQYSCVIHNGIIENYQELKTKLAQEGINFLSQTDTEVIVHLFEYYASNLELFEAFKKTIAELKGAFAILLVSKKDPNTIYFAKNAVPLIIGKNGDENEYYFASSDAPLVSLVDKVAYLEDGDYGYVNLNECKICHDQACIQPTFVALSQDKSYAQKDGYRFFMEKEIYEQSRVLGEVLMGRLQGEQIVFEDIDETLLQNIDEITLCACGTSYHAALSGAYLLERLAKIKTKVEVASEFRYREAIIGKNTLFVVISQSGETADTLEALKIAKAQGVKTLAICNVDNSNIVRLADISLLTRAGIEKGVASTKAFATQVATLWMLAIYLAQKANLDMSKEIKALRSLPSIVKVEQNLHEKVHRISKRYLHGHGFFFIGRDVFYPLALEGALKLKEISYLHAEGYPAGEMKHGPIALADSELFTVALMPQNCLYEKTKSNVEELAARDSTLLAISPLDFDLSDDFIRTSKQEHYMCEFFEMMVILQLLALEVSIRLGNDVDMPRNLAKSVTVE; the protein is encoded by the coding sequence ATGTGTGGAATAGTAGGATATATAGGAACCAAAGAAAAGAAAAAAATCATATTAGAAGGCTTAAAAGAGCTTGAGTATAGAGGTTATGATAGTGCTGGTATAGCAGTAATGAAAGATGGGGAGTTGGACTTTTTTAAAGCGGTTGGAAAGTTAGAAAATTTAGCTAATAAAACTGCTAATTTTAATAGTAATGGCTTTGGACTTGCTATAGGCCATACGCGTTGGGCAACTCATGGAAAACCAACTGAAATAAATGCTCATCCACATTTAGGACAATACTCTTGTGTAATACATAATGGAATCATAGAAAATTACCAAGAATTAAAAACAAAACTCGCACAAGAAGGTATTAATTTTCTAAGTCAAACTGACACCGAAGTTATTGTACATTTATTTGAATACTATGCAAGTAATTTAGAACTATTTGAAGCTTTTAAAAAAACTATAGCTGAACTAAAAGGTGCTTTTGCAATCTTACTTGTAAGTAAAAAAGATCCTAATACAATTTATTTTGCTAAAAACGCAGTACCACTCATCATCGGAAAAAATGGTGATGAAAATGAATATTATTTTGCATCAAGCGATGCACCTTTAGTTTCTTTGGTAGATAAAGTGGCTTATCTTGAAGATGGAGATTACGGTTATGTTAATTTAAACGAATGCAAAATTTGTCATGATCAAGCTTGCATACAACCTACTTTTGTGGCTTTAAGTCAAGATAAAAGTTATGCTCAAAAAGATGGTTATAGATTTTTCATGGAAAAAGAAATTTATGAGCAAAGTAGAGTTTTGGGCGAAGTTTTAATGGGACGCTTGCAAGGTGAGCAGATTGTTTTTGAAGATATAGATGAAACTCTTTTACAAAACATAGATGAAATCACACTTTGTGCTTGTGGCACAAGCTATCATGCAGCATTAAGCGGGGCTTATTTGCTTGAAAGACTTGCAAAGATTAAAACTAAAGTTGAAGTAGCAAGTGAATTTAGATACAGAGAAGCCATTATAGGCAAAAATACTCTTTTTGTGGTAATTTCTCAAAGTGGTGAGACAGCTGATACATTAGAAGCTTTAAAAATAGCAAAAGCACAAGGAGTTAAAACTTTAGCAATATGCAATGTAGATAATTCTAACATTGTACGTTTGGCTGATATATCATTACTTACTAGAGCGGGCATTGAAAAAGGTGTAGCTTCAACTAAAGCCTTTGCCACTCAAGTAGCAACTTTATGGATGCTTGCAATCTATCTTGCACAAAAAGCAAATTTGGATATGAGCAAAGAAATCAAAGCTCTAAGAAGCTTGCCAAGTATAGTTAAAGTTGAACAAAACTTACATGAAAAAGTACATAGAATTTCAAAAAGATATCTACATGGTCATGGCTTTTTCTTTATAGGAAGAGATGTATTTTATCCATTAGCTTTAGAAGGGGCTTTAAAATTAAAAGAAATTTCATACTTGCATGCTGAAGGCTATCCAGCAGGAGAGATGAAACATGGGCCTATTGCTCTAGCAGATAGTGAGCTTTTTACTGTTGCATTAATGCCACAAAATTGTCTTTATGAAAAAACCAAATCAAATGTAGAAGAATTAGCTGCAAGGGATTCTACCTTACTTGCTATTTCTCCGCTTGATTTTGATTTAAGCGATGATTTTATAAGAACTTCAAAACAAGAACACTATATGTGTGAATTTTTTGAAATGATGGTGATCTTACAACTTCTTGCTTTAGAAGTTTCTATAAGACTTGGCAATGATGTGGATATGCCAAGAAATTTAGCAAAAAGTGTTACCGTAGAATAA
- a CDS encoding NCS2 family permease, translating to MDFFKLKEHNSDVKTEIYAGIATFLAMIYIIPVNANIMSNSGMPLEALIVATALVTIIATTFSAFFSNTPVAMSVGMGLNAYFTFSVCNTYQIPWQSALGAVFLSGIIFTLLSFTNFRIWVIKSIPNDLRKAISAGIGTFIAFMGLVQMGIITKSEATLVGLGDFSNTKVLFGLFGLFLVFVFWAWRIKAAFILAVFVSALCAWIFGIDGAKFPEQLLSLPVISGDNGLSAIFGKLDIKGALELSMIPIVLTFFVTQLFDSVGTITGVGSRGKIFDDPKQGEKKLGKTLGADAASSAMGAVIGTSTVTAFVESSAGVEAGGRTGLTALVTAICFIFTLFLLPVFKAIPANSIYPILVLVGVLMFMEVANINFKDKAIAVSAFFIIIMMPLTYSITTGFAFGFIAYLFMRIMQKEFDKISFGIIVLSAISLLVFLLQFL from the coding sequence ATGGATTTTTTTAAACTTAAAGAGCATAATAGTGATGTAAAAACTGAAATTTATGCAGGTATTGCTACTTTTTTAGCAATGATTTATATTATACCAGTTAATGCAAATATTATGAGTAATTCAGGTATGCCGCTAGAAGCTTTAATTGTTGCAACCGCTTTAGTGACTATTATAGCTACTACTTTTAGCGCCTTTTTTTCTAATACTCCTGTGGCTATGAGTGTGGGTATGGGGTTAAATGCGTATTTTACTTTTAGTGTGTGCAATACCTATCAAATTCCTTGGCAAAGCGCTTTGGGAGCTGTGTTTTTATCGGGTATTATTTTTACTTTATTATCTTTTACTAATTTTAGGATTTGGGTGATAAAAAGTATACCAAATGATTTAAGAAAAGCTATATCAGCAGGAATTGGAACCTTTATAGCCTTTATGGGACTTGTACAAATGGGGATTATCACTAAAAGTGAAGCAACCTTAGTAGGTTTGGGTGATTTCTCAAACACTAAAGTGCTTTTTGGGCTATTTGGTTTATTTTTGGTTTTTGTTTTTTGGGCTTGGAGGATTAAAGCTGCATTTATTTTAGCAGTTTTTGTAAGTGCTTTATGTGCTTGGATTTTTGGCATTGATGGAGCTAAGTTTCCAGAGCAACTTTTATCTTTACCAGTTATTAGTGGAGATAATGGTTTAAGCGCTATATTTGGTAAGCTTGATATTAAAGGTGCATTAGAGCTTAGTATGATTCCTATAGTGCTTACTTTTTTTGTTACTCAGCTTTTTGATAGTGTGGGTACAATTACAGGCGTAGGCTCAAGAGGAAAAATCTTTGACGATCCAAAGCAAGGCGAGAAAAAATTAGGCAAAACCTTAGGTGCTGATGCTGCTAGTTCAGCTATGGGGGCTGTTATTGGAACTTCTACTGTAACTGCTTTTGTGGAAAGCTCAGCAGGGGTAGAAGCAGGGGGTAGGACAGGGCTTACAGCTTTAGTTACTGCTATATGTTTTATTTTTACTTTATTTTTACTACCAGTATTTAAAGCTATTCCCGCAAATTCCATCTATCCTATTTTGGTTCTTGTTGGAGTTTTAATGTTTATGGAAGTTGCAAATATTAATTTTAAAGATAAAGCTATAGCAGTAAGTGCATTTTTTATTATTATCATGATGCCGCTAACTTATTCTATTACTACAGGTTTTGCTTTTGGATTTATTGCGTATTTATTTATGCGTATCATGCAAAAAGAATTTGATAAAATTAGTTTTGGTATTATTGTATTAAGTGCGATTTCATTATTAGTATTTTTATTACAATTTTTATAG
- a CDS encoding phosphoribosyltransferase — protein MYYYAYEEFQKEIIPFTRKIKEEFNPDVLLAIARGGMTLGHFLAEGMGNRNLFSLNSIHYEDTQKLDTIKIFNIPDLSSYKKVLLVDDIIDSGETMIEIKRVLMEKYPRLELKVASVFYKPSALLIPEFYIKEAKEWIDFFWSIKI, from the coding sequence ATGTATTATTATGCTTATGAAGAATTTCAAAAAGAAATTATTCCTTTTACACGTAAAATTAAGGAAGAATTTAATCCTGATGTATTACTTGCGATTGCAAGAGGTGGTATGACTTTAGGTCATTTTTTAGCAGAAGGTATGGGAAATAGAAACTTATTTTCTTTAAATTCTATTCATTATGAAGATACACAAAAGCTAGATACGATTAAAATTTTTAATATTCCTGATCTAAGTTCATATAAAAAAGTTCTTTTGGTAGATGATATTATAGATAGTGGTGAAACTATGATAGAAATCAAAAGAGTTTTAATGGAAAAATATCCTCGCTTAGAACTTAAAGTAGCAAGTGTTTTTTATAAACCTTCAGCATTATTAATTCCTGAGTTTTATATAAAAGAAGCTAAAGAGTGGATTGACTTTTTTTGGAGTATTAAAATTTAA